Proteins from one Parasteatoda tepidariorum isolate YZ-2023 chromosome 4, CAS_Ptep_4.0, whole genome shotgun sequence genomic window:
- the LOC107441590 gene encoding rap guanine nucleotide exchange factor 2: MDSYRKRHHSFKETHSSPGQPVRRFSVCFGRRSLSVGRRNYDEPIISPLVDSDFRSENSVFMRPSCPAISLEKMLSLDQEEGSPMSPDLLSSDDLMHNHNGQRTTLYSMDFTHPLLQRGSVLSKSNRSSHGSDTSSAYSGSDTMQSVQSVSLDDQDVDLSGLVESIVDSDEEEELTESMESLTVRDTVRECLEKDPALRTDEDVGIILEYMQHLPAFANMTLTVRKALCAVMVFAVVEKPGVVVMNDGEELDSWSVIVNGVVEIESSNGELKELQIGDSFGITPTMEKMYQQGVMRTKTEDCQFVCVAQSDYYRILHLGEENIKRHAVNGKLEYITELRTVDATRNKAHVIIRGTPERLLSQLVEDNSMDVTYVEDFLLTYRTFIDDCKTVADNLLIWFDDPKYRDKVTRVVLLWVHNHFTDFETDVRMMEFLEQFEVKLEREKMLGQQRLLNIACSTKARVRVITLARSTREEVLHFSILGGYETGFATFISKVDKGSKAEEVGLKRGDQILEVNGQSFEVMSHVRALELLRGTTHLCITVKSNFLAFKEMLSAPENTTRRCRKASEISLLQHDPRSRLSSQPEWHETVGTPGSPTSKMSGSNFRSTSEGKKENEKKGYSTLGHRAKFIRVLAKMNIIPRTLNTESHLNSSDDSLYSINSSSSGGSGNYSGRGSSPQPCSGGSVGGSGTLYHSHSNPDLTSLTPSDELRLEFPEHVLKIYRSDQTCKYLLVHKETTAREVVMLSLREFGITESSSKYCLCEVSVGEGGVVKQRRLPDSQQNLAERISLSSRYYLKNNMSSESLVPDELAVELLRESQVHLLHLNSVELATQLTIEDFSIFRQIEPTEYVDELFEVNSRYGMPMLSKFVELVNREMFWVVTEVCFEHNLLRRMRIIKQFIKVARQCKECKNFNSMFAIISGLGHGAVSRLRLTWEKLPSKYSKLFEVNFEKLRMVAKEIRTVASMCSAPYDLFNMLESGGAHPTAAMASLNSFATTTNAATVKRRKKSTAQPNPKKMFEEAQMVRRVKAYLSNLKVVTDEDQLHAMSNECEALITAGIGTLQVRKRQPSPTLSAASSNSSSSDIKKGSNSSKFGADSPQAVRKLLALSDQNKVRPHQPLRPPVSESPSLSPVTGRRFHDPRPSFAAEMGSIAVPVDLYAESSSVTSFAAASIKKSQTSGSVTSSDSYHLQHADTDSGICSASFDSRSNSSTGSTNSPPHLKRHASGPSGSHSMKKFSE; this comes from the exons TCGGATTTCCGATCCGAAAACAGCGTTTTCATGAGACCCTCCTGTCCGGCTATAAGTCTGGAGAAGATGCTGTCTCTGGATCAGGAAGAAGGCTCCCCTATGAGTCCAGATCTGCTTTCTTCTGATGATCTCATGCACAATCACAATGGACAAAGGACAACACTA TACTCAATGGATTTTACTCATCCTTTGCTCCAAAGAGGGAGTGTCTTGAGTAAATCTAATCGAAGCTCTCATGGAAGTGATACATCATCTGCTTATTCTGGATCTGATACCATGCAGTCAGTACAATCAGTATCCTTGGATGATCAAGATGTGGATCTCAGTGGCTTGGTTGAGAGCATTGTTGATTCAGATGAGGAGGAGGAACTCACAGAATCCATGGag agTTTGACCGTGAGGGACACTGTGAGAGAATGTCTTGAGAAAGACCCTGCTCTTCGCACTGATGAAGATGTTGGCATAATCCTTGAGTATATGCAGCACTTGCCt GCATTTGCTAACATGACACTTACTGTGAGAAAAGCGCTGTGTGCTGTTATGGTGTTTGCTGTGGTGGAAAAGCCAGGAGTGGTGGTAATGAATGATGGTGAGGAATTAGATTCTTGGTCAGTAATTGTCAATGGAGTCGTAGAAATCGAGTCTTCCAATGGCGAACTTAAAGAATTACAAATTGGTGatag CTTTGGTATCACTCCAACAATGGAAAAAATGTATCAACAAGGTGTTATGAGAACAAAAACTGAAGATTGCCAATTTGTGTGTGTTGCACAAAGTGATTATTATCGAATCTTGCATTTAGgtgaagaaaacataaaaaggcATGCAGTAAATGGGAAATTAGAATATATCACAGAACTACGGACAGTTGATGCTACTCGTAATAAGGCTCATGTTATAATCAGA GGAACTCCCGAGAGGCTTTTATCTCAACTAGTTGAAGATAATTCAATGGATGTTACCTACGTTGAAGATTTTCTGCTTACATATCGGACATTCATCGATGATTGTAAAACTGTTGCTGATAATCTTCTTATTTGGTTTGATGATCCAAAATATAGGGATAAA GTTACTAGAGTTGTACTTTTGTGGGTCCACAATCATTTTACAGATTTTGAAACTGATGTTAGAATGATGgaatttttagaacaattcGAAGTAAAGTTGGAAAGAGAA AAAATGCTGGGGCAACAAAGGCTATTAAATATAGCTTGTTCTACAAAAGCTCGTGTTCGAGTTATAACATTAGCCAGGTCAACACGTGAGGAAGTGTTACATTTCTCAATTCTGGGAGGATATGAAACTGGTTTTGCTACTTTTATCTCCAAAGTAGATAAAGGCTCAAAAGCTGAAGAAGTCGGTCTTAAAAGAGGTGATCAG ATATTGGAAGTAAATGGCCAGAGTTTCGAAGTCATGAGCCACGTCAGGGCTTTGGAGTTGTTGAGGGGGACCACTCATCTATGCATTACcgtgaaatcaaattttcttg CTTTTAAGGAAATGCTGAGTGCCCCTGAAAACACTACCCGGCGTTGTCGCAAGGCTTCGGAAATCTCCTTACTTCAGCATGACCCTCGCTCTAGGTTATCGTCCCAGCCAGAATGGCACGAAACAGTCGGCACACCTGGCTCCCCAACATCAAAAATGAGTGGCTCCAATTTTCGATCAACCAGTGAAGGAAAGAAAGAGAATGAAAAGAAAGGCTATTCAACGCTAGGCCATCGAGCAAAGTTTATTAGAGTCCTAGcgaaaatgaatataattccAAGAACTCTTAATAC tgAATCACATTTGAACAGTTCGGATGATAGCTTGTACTCCATAAATAGTAGTAGTAGCGGTGGATCTGGAAATTACAGTGGCAGAGGCTCGTCACCCCAACCTTGCAGTGGAGGTAGTGTAGGTGGTAGTGGTACCCTTTATCATAGTCATAGCAACCCAGACTTAACCTCACTTACTCCCTCTGATGAACTGCGATTGGAGTTTCCAGAGCATGTGCTTAAAATTTATAGGTCTGATCAGACTTGTAAATACCTACTGGTTCACAAA GAAACTACTGCTAGAGAAGTAGTCATGCTTTCCTTAAGGGAATTCGGTATTACGGAGTCAAGCAG TAAATATTGTCTTTGTGAAGTCTCAGTTGGTGAGGGTGGTGTAGTGAAACAGCGGCGCTTACCCGATTCACAACAGAACTTAGCAGAGAGAATATCACTCAGTAGtcgatattatttaaaaaacaatatgtctAGTGAGTCATTAGTGCCTGACGAGCTTGCTGTT GAACTTTTAAGGGAGAGTCAAGtacatttattgcatttaaatagtGTGGAATTAGCAACACAATTAACTATTGAAGATTTCAGCATTTTTCGCCAAATTGAACCTACAGAGTACGTGGACGAGCTCTTTGAGGTAAACTCCAGATATGGAATGCCCATGCTATCTAAATTTGTTGAG ttagtaAATCGTGAGATGTTTTGGGTAGTTACTGAAGTATGTTTTGAACATAACCTGTTGCGTAGGATGAGAATCATCAAACAATTCATAAAAGTAGCAA GGCAGTGCAAAGagtgtaaaaatttcaattctatgTTTGCAATTATCAGTGGCTTGGGGCATGGTGCTGTGTCAAGATTAAGGCTAACATGGGAGAAACTACCATCAAAATACTCAAAACTATTTgag gtgAATTTTGAAAAGCTTAGAATGGTTGCTAAAGAAATCAGAACTGTTGCAAGCATGTGTTCTGCACCAtat GATTTGTTTAACATGCTTGAAAGTGGTGGTGCGCATCCAACTGCTGCCATGGCATCCCTTAATAGCTTTGCTACAACTACAAATGCTGCAACTGTCAAGAGACGGAAAAAGAGTACTGCTCAACCAAACCCCAAAAAGATGTTTGAGGAA gcgCAAATGGTTCGTAGAGTTAAGGCATATTTGTCTAATTTGAAAGTTGTTACTGATGAGGATCAACTTCATGCAATGTCAAATGAATGTGAAGCTCTGATTACAGCAG GGATTGGCACATTACAAGTGAGAAAACGTCAACCATCTCCAACCTTATCTGCAGCAAGCAGTAACAGCAGTTCTTCCGATATCAAAAAGGGTAGCAATAGTTCCAAATTTG GAGCTGATTCCCCGCAGGCTGTAAGGAAGCTTCTTGCTTTATCAGACCAGAACAAAGTAAGACCACACCAGCCATTGCGTCCTCCTGTGTCAGAGTCCCCGTCCTTGTCGCCGGTGACTGGTCGTCGTTTCCATGATCCTCGTCCCAGCTTTGCTGCTGAAATGGGGAGCATAGCTGTACCTGTAGATCTCTATGCAGAAAGTTCTAGTGTGACTAGTTTTGCAGCTGCCTCTATTAAGAAATCCCAAACATCAG gttCTGTTACCTCATCTGATAGTTATCACTTGCAACATGCCGATACCGATTCAGGAATTTGTTCTGCAAGTTTCGACAGCCGTAGCAACAGCTCTACTGGTTCAACTAACTCGCCACCACACCTAAAGAGGCATGCATCTG GTCCAAGTGGGTCTCACAGCATGAAAAAATTCTCAGAATAA